The Anastrepha obliqua isolate idAnaObli1 chromosome 5, idAnaObli1_1.0, whole genome shotgun sequence DNA window GAGGAAAgaggttccttggtggaaccctgaactatCGAAGCTTCGCTTACggtccagaaaacttcttaataaggccttaaagacccaaacagaagaggactcgACTAATCATcaacttacacagagagaatctaagaaaaaagtacggaaagccaaacttgaatcctatagaagtTTCTGCAGTAACGACGAAGAAATAAGGGTAACATCGAGACTTTGTAAGgcccttcatttagaccgctcagtaagagCGTATGATGGTTCATAcgccatttccaaatcggaaacgttaaatactctactcgaaacccattttccgggcagtagaactctctctgaagtagagagtggcatgaacaataatgGAAGcgacggtggaacctctaggtacaactcgtatattgctagtcggatagtgacaaaagaatcgataaggttttccttgtcttcctttgagaactttaagtcccctggacctgacggaatatatccagcaatgcatAAGAAAGTAGCAGACAGACTGATTAAGTCCCTTAAAAGGGTCTTCATTTGTGTAATGAATACTCCAAGAAAATCACTTCCTCCATAAAAATACAACTGCATGAAAAGAAGCACGCAGAGCCGGTTACCAATAAACGTCCACCGTGTCTATGCAGTCCAATTCACATTCCATTTAGTGGtctgctctttcgctgagtttAATCCGGTACATTGGAGTagacgaaataaaaatattataaaagagtTGCCCATACTTGCGCAAATAATGAATGCGAAATATCGCAAAACATTTCTATGGAATATTAAAATACCAGAATAAATAATACAACTGAAATATGTCGTCGAAAGGGGGGAATGCAGATTGCGATTATTAAGTATCTCGAGATGAAACACTGCGCACTCTGTAATGCATAAATTACACATTTACTTCAGCGTTTCAGCTAGCGCCAGCATCCAAAGCGCAAATATACGTTTTTGTAATAGAAATATGCAGAATTTTACGTTTTAGTGGCTCTCGCTGCCTTTGACTCATTACACCGAATGCTTTATGTATGAAACTGCGGGAACCATTTACCAAGCCGTAAATTATCCATTAGGGTACTAAGAAAAAGCTGAAATAAAACAGCGAAACTAAAAAACTAAGATAAatataaacagaaaatatgaaaatgaatatCTGGATGTATGAATTTAATGTAGCGTAGTGGCGGATGAAGTGTCAGCGTGGCGGAGTGACGACAGCGCTTGCAGTGCCAACAAATGCACAACACTTCCATTTAAATCACACATCCGCACACGCACACGTGCACTAAGCCAAACTCACCACTAACACGCCAGCATGccggcgtgtgtgtgtgcgcgtttAGTGGCAGGACAAACAGCCGCCACAGGACTTGCCACGGACGCTGGCTGCCAGTTTGACGCTCTTGCTGatgctgttgctgctgatgacattgttgcttttgctttcgGCGTTAACTTGGCAGCCACCAACGAGCCAACAACAAACACCGCTAGACCGCTGCTATGAACCCATAGCAAACTAACCGACGAGTCAACCACCAAAGGGACAAACAACTTGTGAACCAGACGATGACTCACCAGTGCGGCGGAACCGAAAACAGCACTTCTGGTGAAGATTGTGACGGAGAGACAGACAGACCGGCAGAAGGACAAGCAGGCAGACAGGGAGTGGCGGGGAAAGAAGTAAACATGAGTCGAGACATTAACATAAATAATAGTCAAATTCatacaccaacaacaatgtgcACTTCcatatgcatgcacacatatgtgAATTTTGTATTGTTTGCTGCGCCAAAAAGTATGCATTACACGGATGCGCTGAAATGGAGGCAGAAAATAAGAGATGCTTAACAAAACACGCGTGCATGTGTAGATATGTCGGTGTGCATGCATGAAAATCAAGTGAGATGACGGCGTACGTGTATGAGCCAAATATAGCAAGGAAATAAAATGagtagtaaaaaatataaaaaatgccttaaactacaacaataacgcaacacaataataataaaatgaacgcGAACAGTACTTCGAAGCGCACTGACAGCGCAATACACACACATTTTATAAGTAATATAACTGCAAGCATACACACAGGCGCCCGAACAATGCTGCGCACAGTTGAAGAGCCAAAAAGTATGTATTGCCAAATGTAAATATAGCAAAAGGCAAGGcaagcgcaaaaaaaaaaaacaaaaacaaatacacaacAAAGCATTGCAATAAAGAAAAggaatgaaaattcaaaaacagtaaacagtttttgaaaagcgtgtaaaaccaCGTTGGCATGTCGCAAATCTCCGCTGAAACTGCGGCGGCAGCAGGCAAAGTATAAAAGTATGCAAGCGAGTAGTTGAGCGGAAAGTTACACATTACCGAAAATAGCCCTTGAATGGATGAGGAAAATGCACCGGCACCAGcaacggcagcagcagcagcggcgagTAGCAGTGAGTCAAATTGAAACATAGAGCAATAGTATTGTGCTCGTAAATAAATACTGTTACTTGTATTTCAAGTGTTGTTGCAGACATTTTTTCAGCTGCTTGGCTTTACTTCGACTCGTGTGTTTATTCGCTTTTATTTGAATTGACGCGGAAAGTTAAGCAGCGAAAATACTGCAGGGAAATGAGGCTGCTTAAGGCAACATAaatcaatgttgttgttgctgcaattaCTCTATCAATCTTGCTCTCCCTCTCTGCCTCTTATTGTCAAGGTTTTCGCAGTTGCCAAGAGATTGTTTTTACAGCTCTTTTTTCTTTAAGACAGAACTTTAAAAGTAGCGAGCAGTAAATAGTCGCAAAATATCAAGAAAAGGAACTGGCCTAGCATTGGATTTAAATATTAAGATGCACTAAATAGTGCAAcaggaaaattattattaaaaacaattaataaaagaaaaaagacaTAGTCAAAAtgccaaggcgcattcattaaagatggtggcactagaccaacaacaatgttttgtacgtttgattgtcaaagcaaagtattggcaaagtagaaaatagAGAATGAATTCGAATGAGGAAAAAACAAcagatcagctgatttaccgatgcTATCcgagaatgatagaaagaagattgcgcccatcagagagtgcgtgacgtcacgtttttccgagttgtgcagtattatcaaccatttgctcttcgcaataaatttagtgcttttttataccgaaaatgcaaaaactttgaagtttcgtgtttgtttctttaaagctaccaaaacttaaagttaaaaaagaagctgtattattatacaaaagaaggttaaaaaaagccagtctgagaagattttagtgctaatgaaaattagttggttcttataaaatttgatattttgaaagtgtgaatttaattttttgctccttttaaggttatgcaagaatatcaaatgtccctctctcaactcttcttaagattgaaaacctttttactcattttaaaaggcgtttgaattttctgaatgcggattaaaaccgtAGAGGTGGAATCGTTTCTTCCgaccatcaatccttagtgggacatagggcatcaagaggtgtattcattgtaaaaataagccacaaaataccagaaaatactaaagaaaccatactgacatttttacaaaaagagtaccttatcgagttacataacctcaaatatggcaaataagtcgttcccttgacaaaagagtctcgcttaacaaaaaaaaagtcataaattaaattgtacataagcataacacatttatttaaaaaaaaacgcacattcgaatgacaatttgtcacgcatacacagttctttaagtgattcaataaaataacaaaaatttggtgttttattttatttaaatgggcattttagtgcgattttatatccaaagctaggcaacactgcagtagcgagagagagatttgactgccgaaagcagaagaacaccaacaacaactgcaatcgcgggcaatgccaccagatgttaaaaaaaagtaaatctaaataaagctgagtgaattattgaactaattattaaatgaatactttacaaaattataaacattacattttaattagaacaggctagaaaatgGCATGTagaatgtcatgaagaaagaactaaaactccgagactaactaacaaaaaaaaaatgctaaatcaagttacgaaaatggtaatctggtcatACTGgcgctaaaatcacgtaactcgttgtcaaatttgctgagagcaaagtaacgggaccacgataggcgccatctcattattctttccatcatggatgccacctttaatagattcactTTGCAGAATACTGTATGTATTACtttacaaaaagttaaattttctagtaaccaaaaaaattacatcaataatcgtttgagaaaaaaatagaaCTGCTATACTTTAATATAGAAAAGACTTTTGTAATAAAAGCGGATTTCACCTTTTTTCGACATGTCCAAGGAGGAGCCGGTAATCCGTGTTCTGATCACTGGTGCCGCCAGTCCTAGAGCATACGCACTGGCAGGGCTTGTCGCCAACGGCATGGCACTCGGTTCAAAGCAGCCAATGATCTTTCATCTGTTCGATGTGCCAAACGAGACCGGTAAAATGGAAGGTTTAATGATGGAATTGATTGACTCAGCATTTCCTTTGTTGCGTGAGGTGATAACCACTTGTGATCCGGTAGTCGCTTTTCAAGATATCTCAGTCGCCTTTCTATTGGACGCCAAAACGCGCCCCTTTGACATGACCCAACGTGATCTTATCGTTTTCAACGCCAAGACATTCAAGGATCACGgcctctgtttggaaaatttCGCGCGCAAAGACTGCAAAGTAATAGTGCTCGCCTATCCAGGCAATACGATGTGCTACATCTGCGCCGAACACGCACCATCAATACCACGTGAAAACTTCACAGCAAACACACGCCTGAATCACAATCGCACTATAGGCCACTTGGCATACAAGTATAAAATGCCTCCCGTTAATTTTAGGAATGTCATTGTTTGGGGTAATCAGTCGCAGTCGATGTACACGGATTGCTCGATAGCCAGTGTCGTCATTGGTAATAAGAGTAATCGTATCTTTGAATATATGCCAGATGAGATCGCCTATCTAAAAACTCAACTAGCCGAGCAAATAGCAAATCGTGGCACCGACATTATTGCAGCGCGTAAACTTCCATCAGGGCTGTCGGCAGCGAAGGCTGCTTGCGATCAATTGCGGGACTGGATTGTCGGTACGCCCCATGGTACGATAGTTTCGATGACTGTTTCATCGGACGGCAGCTACGGCACGCCGAAAGAACTTTTCTTCTCGCTACCCGTTGAGATAACACGCGGCAAATGGAGCATTGTGAGAGGCATTAAGCTGGATGAGCTGGCAAGGAATAAAATTGACGCAAACACCAAGGAGTTGCTGCAAGAAAAAATGCAAGCAATTACGGAGCTGGGAGATACGTAAGGGATTATCAGCATTTttgcttataaatttttaaatttatttagtttcattCTCTTATGTATTTGTTTGGTTATGTATTTTTTTGCGTTGAATGAGAAAATCAAAATACTGATAATTCGATAAATATTTATAGACTCACAAATTGTGTTACAAAAGAACGAGCTTTgaacttataataaaatgaaatctacTGAAATAGAAATTGACTCCAACTCGGATACACATTTTACCTTTcccatttgttttatttagtaaaaaagttaaacaaaaacaaatcttgGCTGATGGCCTCTTTGGAGTAGCTGACTTGCTTAAACACCCAGTGCATCAACAGCAATTCTAGGACTTTGGGACTCAAGCGAATATCATTCCCACTGTATCACCGCAGGAGACTAGCGATTGAGCACCACTAGGGAAAGTTTCGGTAAAAGAAGAGTTACTTCATCCAAGAACATGGAATCGTTGAGCCTGCAGCTACCACTTGTCCGGCTATCCAGGGATTATAtcattaaaatcaataaatttgagAAGAAGCTCAGAATTAAAATGGACGATTAAGTAAACTGGAGTACATCTGGGCTTGAAAGGAAACTCCAACAGGGTACCCTGTACTCAGATGGCTGAAAGACACCAGAAAGCACAGGCGCTGGAATATATAACCCCAAAATAAAACGTTCTGTGCCGATGAGTAGTTTTCTCAACATCTTTCAAGCGGAAGTGTATGCCACCTGTCTATGTACAGAAATCAACTTGGACAGAAACACCCGGAAGAGCGAATTGGTAGTCTGAGCGACAATGAAGCGGCACTAAAAGCATTGTCATCCTGTGAGAGTAAGTCCTCACTGATCATTGAACGCAGCGAGAAATTGAACTTGCTAGGAATGCACTATCACATCCGGCTCATATGGTTCCCAGGACACAGAGTTATAACTGGGAATGAAGTAGCGGATATATTGGCTGGAGAGGATATTATTAATTGGGCCCGAGCCCTTCCTAGCCATGGAACAACACAAAGCTCTGAAGTGAAGAGCTAAGACTAAGAAACGTGATCTGATACTAAATTACGCGGCTACGCCCAGCGAAGTCCAAGCTGGAGGCGGTATTGTCAAAAGAGGTTTAGAGAACTCATAATCTTCCCTATGGAGAAAGAGAaaatgctcacgggcattctcacaggtcATTACAGTTTGCGCATTCCTCTGCACAGGATTGGGATATGGTTCAATGACTCCTGCCATTTTTGGGACTAGTCCACGGAATCCTGCACAAGGAAAAGTTAAAACAACGCGGCCGAATGGggtcagaagaaaggcacatacgctcaaccCAACCCAGCTTAATCTTAAGTTTATTAAAAGAACTGGATTTGGataaggtactgtgatgagtagagggcacaaaaaatgaagtgcaaacctcaaattttatttattcgttcATAAACTGCCTAAATCACTGAGAACTGAGTCAGGGTACCTTCAGTAAACTACCAAAGCCAATGTGGCATTATGAAATACTAAACTTGAAATTTTATCAGTCAGTGATAGTTCGTGTTATTCAACTGAGTCTGATAGGAATCCATTTTAGTTATTtagaactagcaaacccggcccgcttcgctgggcacactaaaatagaatagatatggtttaaaagaaaatatatgggTTTCATAttacttatttctttattctttattcaagcgctttggcataaacaatagtttttgtttttctatttgtttttgagtaaatataaaatataaattgaaaatcagtcaagttaccccgtattaaagcacttatcaacagctatcatttgatacccatattataCATCACAcgaccaaaggttacccgggtccacgttttgacctctatctcgagaccccagtcacggagcggcatgaaaaatactctgtactaaagcattcaccaacagcttccatttgatacccatattgtacatacacatccgaaggttacccgggctcacgttttgacctatatctcgagaccccagtcacggagcggcatgaaaaatactctgtactaaagcattcaccaacagctttcatttgatatccctATTGTACAAAcgcattctaggctccacgttttggtctctatctcgagaccctagtcacggagcggatggaaatactctgaactaaagcattcaccaacagcttccatttgatacccatattgtacatacacatccgaaggttacccgggtccacgttttgacctatatctcgagccctatccaccaataggtatccaaactatacggaaaccatcttcaatacctccttaacaatgtgtgtaagtttggtttaattcggtgcaaagacacggcgggtccacgttttggcatatatttcgagaccttagtgatcaataggtatgaaaatgaccccgtattaaagtacttatcaacagctttcatttgatacccatattgtacatacacaaccaaaggttacccgggtccacgttttgaccattttcccggcaattattcgaatttttctcaccttttaaaccttccctagacctccacgaataattcaagaccaagataagataaatccgttcagccgttcgcgagttttaagcgaatatagggacagattttcaatatatagattttcacatttatatatatagatagattGTTTGTCGATAAAAATATACAGCATGCAGTGAAATGTCCTTAAGTTAAAGCAACAAATCAATAAGCTATAACTCGGAATATTTGTACCACCAATATCCAGTTTTCCatttaaaaacacaataaacaaaaacacccaataaaagtattataaaaattggctgGCCACCAGCAATTGCGGCCATCGTAAAACTTAAGAGCTTTCGAAAATGGCAGGCAGTAAAATAATGACTGAATAGAATTGTTTTACAAGCTAGTAAAAGAAGGTTAGAACGGTGCAATCACACAGAGATCCGGACGGAAATGAATCGATAATTGGGTATGGGGAAAATGTTGAAAGCAGCAATAAaacgataataaaataaattaagataaaataaaataaagaaaatgaaatagaattaaatgaaatatgaaaaaattaaattaaaacactagCTTTATGAGGTGATGGATGCGACAAAAGCTTTTAGTGATGACGTAGAAATGGAACTACGCAGTAGGTGAAAATATTACTATAGACAAGTTGCACTGCAGCGaatctaataaatatttaggatttcTGCAACTGAAAGGAATCGACCACACGCAAGTAAAGCAAAGTCTCATTAACAAATGAAGAGAGCCTCTTGCTCGACAACACAAAGAAAACAATCCTAGTATTTGATACAGCGGTGCCTCTAGTGAGTATGTGCAACATCCGATTAACTCCCAACTAAAACGGATGTATAGGTACAAAACGAGGGAGGTGAACATAATTTCAATATTATATCTTCCATTAGATTAGTGCATAAGCATCtgataaaatacttaaatactttTAGAGGATGTGCCGAGatcgaccatactggacacataACTCGAAGATTCTTTATTATATAAACAATAGCAATCGCATTGGCGTAGAACTTGGACCACGCTCCACCAGATCACAATCCCTTGATAGTCCGGAATGTGTAATCTCCGGTaacaaagggtggttaagtttcaagggccggtgttaatgttgaataaaatacaatttttttagaaaattattattatttctctttattatgataatattggtatggcttaactacgtatggaacaaaatatcggccaaatggcctctgcagcctcggcggcacacctcgatggtccaaattttggataattgaggttctataccgttaatgtgccggctcttgaattgttgctgtcttatcaacgtacaccttttttttcaaataaccccaaagaaagaagtccaacggtgtcattgacgtttaggtgtggttcacattcaacattggcccttgaaatttaaccaccctttagtagaAATAACACTTCCCGGGATCTATAGATACGTCATCGACAGTGAGGGAGGATCAGTTAACACCAGACCAAGGGGTCGTGGCTAACAAAAAAATCCTGGAGTCTGTCAGGACGTATCTTTACCCCAAACAAAGTACGATGGGCCGTTGGGTCCTTCCAATCATTTAAAGCACCAGGGGTAGACGGTATTTTTCCAGCCCTCCTCTTACGAGGGATAGAAATACTAATAAAACcacttgttgccatttttagGAATAGCTTTAGTATGGAATACATACCAAACGTTTGGCGTAAGGTCAACgtgatatttattccaaaaacggGCAAGAGGTCCAGTGAACTTCCAAAGTCATACAGACCTATTAGTTTAACTTCGTTTCtcctaaaaacaatggaaagatTGGTGGATCTTCACATTAGAGAAAATCTAGAAAAGAACACACCTTTGCATAAATCGCAATACGCAAAtaataaagggaaatctacagaaGGAGCTCTTCACTTTCTCGTATCAAAGATAGAGAAAGCTCATTTTTCTAAGGAAATCGCCTTATGCGCATTTTTAGATATCGAGGGTGCATTTGATAATACAGATTATCGCTCGATTGATAGagcattacaaaacaaaaacattgacAAGCCGACCATAGGGTGGGtaaaggcaatattggaaagcAGAGAAATCAGCTCATCTCTAGGAGATGTATCAGTCTCAGTCAAAGCATTAAAAGGATGCCCCCAAGGTGGTGTTTTGTCACCTTTAT harbors:
- the LOC129247253 gene encoding uncharacterized protein LOC129247253, with the translated sequence MSKEEPVIRVLITGAASPRAYALAGLVANGMALGSKQPMIFHLFDVPNETGKMEGLMMELIDSAFPLLREVITTCDPVVAFQDISVAFLLDAKTRPFDMTQRDLIVFNAKTFKDHGLCLENFARKDCKVIVLAYPGNTMCYICAEHAPSIPRENFTANTRLNHNRTIGHLAYKYKMPPVNFRNVIVWGNQSQSMYTDCSIASVVIGNKSNRIFEYMPDEIAYLKTQLAEQIANRGTDIIAARKLPSGLSAAKAACDQLRDWIVGTPHGTIVSMTVSSDGSYGTPKELFFSLPVEITRGKWSIVRGIKLDELARNKIDANTKELLQEKMQAITELGDT